The nucleotide sequence AGCCTTTGTTCCTGACCTCACCGATGTTCTCAGAAGGCAGGCTCAAACCGGTACTTTCGGGAACGGAAGCATTCCGGAAATACAGAATGTTGGTACGGTGGTTGCTAAACGCATCTAGCTCTACAGTCACTTTGCCATTGAAAAGCTGGGCGTCAAGACCGATGTTCGAATTGGTAGCCACCTCCCAAGTAATGTTCTTGTTAGGAACTCGTGCCTCGTAGAGGGTTTTTACCTCATTGTTACCGATGATGTAGCTACGGAAGCCATAGGTGGATAGGTACTGATAGGTAGCCAAGTCCGTGGTATTAGGAATATACACCTGGTCATTACCCAACTGCCCGACCGAACCACGAATTTTTAGGAAGTTGACCGCCGGAACGTTGTTTTTCCAGAATCCTTCTTCTGATACGACCCAGCCCAGCATGATTCCTGGGAAGAACCCATAGCGGGTTTCCTCTGGGAAAATATCTGAACCATCATACCGCCATAGGAATTCAGCCAGGTACTTCTCTTTGTAGTTGTAGCCCACCCGACCGAAGTAATTGATACGGGCCGTATTGAATGCTCCTCCACCATTATTTTTTGACAAATCCCCGCCAGCAAAAAGCTGATCAAGGGCAGTCGAGATAAAATAGCGACGGTAAGCGTTGAAGTTGTCGCCCTTAATGGTTTCCCGGTTCATCCCGGCGAGTAAGTTAATGGTGTGACTACCAATCACTTTGTCATAAGAGACTACCCCGCCCAGCAGAATATTCAGCTGGTTTGCGTTTTCAAGACGCAAATTAGGCTCAGACGGCCCACGCACAGCGGCTACCAGTTTGGGCGTTACCCCGTCGGCCTCAAATCCGGTTCCGCGTTGGTACAACGTCCAGGGTATCTGCCATGTTTTCCTGAGAAGGGTTTTATTATCGACGGAAGCCGTACCCGTAAATTTCAGACCCTCTACGCCTGGAATCTTGATTTCGAGTGAACCATTGGTCTGCACATAATCCTGATTATTCTTGTCGTATCCACTCAGATCAGTCGTGATGACCACGGGATTTTCACCATTCTCAATATCGGGGCCGGGTCGTCCATCAGGCCAGTAAGCAGGTTCTTGAGGCTTACCCCGGTTCAACATCCGAAAGATCGCGTCAGCACTTCTAGTGGGATAAGACCGTGCCTCTCTCCTTCCCAGGATGCCCATGTTTACTTTGACGTATTTGTTGATGGTAGCGTCAAGGTTGATCCGGATATCGTACTGCTTGTAACCCGTAGCAGAATTGATGTAATAGCCATCCTGGTTCTGATAACCCAGTGAGGCCAGGTACTTTAAGCTTTCGGTTCCACCGGTTAGCTGCACATTATGGCGCGACTGCGGAGAATTTTTCTTAAAAGTCGCTCCGAACCAATCAGTATTGGGGTGGCCCCAAGGATCGGATCCATCGCGGTACTTAGCCATATCTTCGGGCGTAAAGGGTGCCTTGCGTACTGTGCCATCGGGACGCGTATAAGAACCCGTGGTCTTATAGGCCTGATTGGCCGCTGCCCATTCCGAAACGGGTAATCCATAGATATCTAGGTCGTTCAGCATGCTCGTGTACGTGGCTGCATCGGCCCGCTCGGGGATCACCGTCGGATTGGCAAAGCCCTGATTGAAGGAATAAGAAAGCGTAGGCTTACCCGTCTTGCC is from Salmonirosea aquatica and encodes:
- a CDS encoding SusC/RagA family TonB-linked outer membrane protein gives rise to the protein MEITTFKAMALVRQCLFLLALLLIGTVSVYAQDVAITGKITDEADQGIPGVNVVVKNSTRGTTTDADGNFTLNAPSANATLILSSIGYVSQEIELNGRTNLTLKMATDTKSLNEVVVVGYGVQKKETVTGSVVSVKGDQLVKSPAVNLANSLAGRLPGVTVVNRSGEPGADGATIRIRGANTLGNNSALIVIDGIPNRSGGLDRINPNDIESISVLKDAAAAIYGSRAANGVILITTKRGKTGKPTLSYSFNQGFANPTVIPERADAATYTSMLNDLDIYGLPVSEWAAANQAYKTTGSYTRPDGTVRKAPFTPEDMAKYRDGSDPWGHPNTDWFGATFKKNSPQSRHNVQLTGGTESLKYLASLGYQNQDGYYINSATGYKQYDIRINLDATINKYVKVNMGILGRREARSYPTRSADAIFRMLNRGKPQEPAYWPDGRPGPDIENGENPVVITTDLSGYDKNNQDYVQTNGSLEIKIPGVEGLKFTGTASVDNKTLLRKTWQIPWTLYQRGTGFEADGVTPKLVAAVRGPSEPNLRLENANQLNILLGGVVSYDKVIGSHTINLLAGMNRETIKGDNFNAYRRYFISTALDQLFAGGDLSKNNGGGAFNTARINYFGRVGYNYKEKYLAEFLWRYDGSDIFPEETRYGFFPGIMLGWVVSEEGFWKNNVPAVNFLKIRGSVGQLGNDQVYIPNTTDLATYQYLSTYGFRSYIIGNNEVKTLYEARVPNKNITWEVATNSNIGLDAQLFNGKVTVELDAFSNHRTNILYFRNASVPESTGLSLPSENIGEVRNKGWEFNIGYRNQFKDFKYNVGVNGGYAQNKIIFWDEAPGAPDWQRSTGKPINTNIYYQYDGVFKDQAEIDANKLDYSAIVNQLRPGDMKYKDYNGDGKITPDDRVRSKLTDLPLFQGGINLGAQYKNFDLTVLFQGGAGAKQYVSTGESGNIGNFLQQVADNRWTIDNPSSVDPRIANRSDQYYSNGNDYWLQSTDYIRLKNLEIGYSIPSEIISKVGLSQFRLYFNGLNLLTFSKMKAYDPEAANGNGYYYPQQKVANFGLTATF